The proteins below are encoded in one region of Stigmatopora argus isolate UIUO_Sarg chromosome 2, RoL_Sarg_1.0, whole genome shotgun sequence:
- the fam120b gene encoding constitutive coactivator of peroxisome proliferator-activated receptor gamma gives MGVKGLQYFMERFCPESCVTVNLQEMAREHVSKTSSSPTLVVDGMACLRHWYSCKDWVCGGQWKEYMSILRRWVETFTSAGIHLVFFFDGMVEENKRHEWVKRRRRVNGEVSRIFRHIKLHGEQPAKDLFNLPSGLATFTRFALRTLGQEVFCSVQEADYEIASYARRHGCMGILGQDSDFIIYDSVNYFSVAKLHLDRLTTVQYDRKRLCRAIGLDRYQLPLLACLLGNDVVPEERMYVIRNNAMEAYRKSSHPGAPQGHVVFAVSQYVNSLWGKEKEQTGIIPPALKLPAPDRTLLEKGICSYLLSGPEAHPLDAQPPIHPILKKDLNPEILKACRGKHVSAESFMVYNVLCEGVLECSNSLEDEEDHQLLPQALVFKSCRQHIYALLLLSGHYDGSVEPPAIREWFVYPGNSLKEPDMVLPVPLDIPGEQPSLELLWFGSGPDISTIRLMTFLSIFDCQEFAELYGVIEDFLLAALCLTTYIALQVPSFCSEDVDAYLSQAVCLRLKSLQDLQQIKLPFLCSRAVQMGSLYVRGLSYLLGANCASGGPLPNDAFMPWQSFDGRLFHSKYLLAHGSTDQMLLLEKNESSVALFLQLKKKLIEVCKKKNRVLQSQPRADGLEKSHRTCYEDHCTDGGDNWQDMGETSVGGWRRERDHINFRYSRANPHRGGRGGSQYSHPTSSRRRPSRGRYQRNPRWCQPSAPGS, from the exons ATGGGAGTAAAAGGTTTGCAGTATTTCATGGAGCGCTTCTGCCCAGAATCCTGCGTCACTGTCAATTTGCAAGAGATGGCCAGGGAACATGTTTCGAAAACATCTTCCA GTCCTACACTCGTTGTGGATGGGATGGCCTGTTTGCGCCACTGGTACTCTTGTAAAGACTGGGTGTGTGGGGGTCAATGGAAGGAGTATATGAGCATCCTGAGGAGGTGGGTGGAAACATTCACCTCTGCCGGAATTCATCTTGTCTTCTTCTTCGACGGCATGGTTGAAGAGAATAAGAGACATGAATGG GTGAAGCGGAGAAGACGAGTGAACGGGGAGGTGTCTAGAATATTTCGTCACATTAAGTTGCATGGAGAGCAACCAGCCAAAGATCTATTTAACCTGCCTTCTGGATTGGCAACATTCACACGCTTTGCTCTCAG AACTTTAGGTCAGGAGGTATTTTGCTCAGTGCAGGAGGCTGACTATGAGATTGCCTCTTATGCTCGTCGCCATGGATGTATGGGAATTTTGGGACAGGACTCAGACTTCATCATTTACGACAG TGTTAATTATTTCTCAGTGGCAAAACTGCACTTAGACCGCCTCACCACTGTTCAATACGACCGAAAGAGGCTTTGCCGAGCCATCGGGTTGGACCGTTATCAGTTACCGCTACTCGCTTGTCTCCTCGGTAACGATGTGGTGCCAGAGGAGCGCATGTACGTTATCAGGAACAATGCTATGGAAGCATACAG AAAATCATCTCACCCTGGAGCTCCTCAGGGGCACGTGGTGTTCGCTGTATCCCAGTATGTCAACTCTTTGTGGGGTAAAGAAAAAGAACAGACTGGGATTATCCCCCCGGCTCTGAAACTACCAGCTCCAGATCGAACGCTCCTGGAAAAGGGCATTTGCTCCTATTTACTGTCTGGACCAGAAGCTCATCCGCTGGATGCCCAACCTCCTATCCACCCAATTTTGAAGAAAGATCTCAATCCAGAAATATTGAAG GCTTGTAGAGGAAAGCATGTGTCAGCAGAGAGTTTCATGGTCTACAATGTCCTATGCGAAGGAGTGCTTGAATGTAGTAATAGTctggaggatgaggaggatcaTCAACTGTTGCCTCAGGCTCTTGTTTTTAAGTCCTGCAGACAACACATCTACGCTCTGTTACTGCTAAGCGGGCATTATG ATGGCTCGGTGGAACCTCCAGCCATCAGAGAGTGGTTTGTCTATCCAGGAAACTCTTTGAAGGAGCCTGACATGGTCCTCCCCGTCCCGCTCGACATCCCAG GTGAACAACCAAGTCTGGAGTTACTCTGGTTCGGCTCTGGGCCTGACATTTCCACTATCCGTCTGATGACATTTTTATCAATATTTGACTGCCAGGAGTTTGCTGAGTTGTATGGAGTTATTGAAGACTTTCTCTTGGCTGCTCTTTGTCTGACCACCTATATTGCACTCCAG GTGCCATCTTTTTGTTCAGAGGATGTGGATGCTTACTTGAGTCAAGCTGTGTGCCTCAGGCTGAAATCTCTGCAAGATCTGCAGCAAATTAAG TTGCCATTCCTCTGCAGTCGAGCAGTCCAAATGGGCTCTCTCTATGTCCGGGGACTGAGCTACCTGCTGGGGGCCAATTGTGCCAGCGGTGGCCCGCTACCCAACGACGCCTTCATGCCTTGGCAAAGTTTTGATGGACGGCTCTTTCACTCAAAGTACCTGCTTGCACATGGTAGCACGGACCAAATGTTgctactggaaaaaaat GAATCCAGTGTGGCCTTGTTTCTCCAGCTCAAAAAGAAACTTATAGAAGTTTGCAAGAAGAAAAACAGAGTCTTACAGTCCCAACCCAGAGCTGATGGACTTGAAAAGAGTCATAGAACTTGTTACGAAGACCACTGTACAG ATGGTGGTGACAACTGGCAGGACATGGGTGAAACATCAGTAGGAGGATGGAGGAGGGAGAGGGATCACATTAATTTTCGATACAGCAGAGCAAATCCACACAGAGGGGGAAGAGGAGGAAGCCAATATTCCCACCCCACTTCGAGTCGACGGCGTCCCAGCAGAGGGCGATACCAGCGGAATCCCAG ATGGTGTCAGCCTTCAGCTCCAGGATCGTAA